The DNA region GGAGGAGCGGGTGCCGGTACGGGTACGGGTACGGGAGGCGGCGGCACCACGCCCGACCTCAGCCGGCTGATCCCCGCGATCGGCCCCGAACTCGGCGAGCTGGAGGCCGACCTCGTCAAGCGGATGCACCTGCGGGAGGTGCTGGCCGACCCCGCGCTGGCCGCCCGGCTCACCCCGAGCATGTCGCTCATCGAGCAGCTGCTGCGGGACAAGGGCAACCTCTCCGGCGTCGCCCTGGCCAACGCCAAGGCCCTCATCCGCCGGTTCGTGGACGAGGTCGCCGGAGTACTGCGCACCCAGGTGGAGAAGGCCACGGTCGGCGCGCTCGACCGCTCCGTCCCGCCCAAACGGGTCTACCGCAACCTCGATCTGGACCGCACGATCTGGAAGAACCTCACCAACTGGAGCCCGGAGGAGGAGCGGTTGTACGTCGACCGCCTCTACTACCGGCACACGGCGCGCAAGACGACGCCCCAGCGGCTGATCGTCGTCGTCGACCAGTCGGGCTCGATGGTCGACTCCATGGTCAACTGCACCATCCTGGCCTCCATCTTCGCGGGGCTGCCCAAGGTCGACGTACACCTCGTCGCCTACGACACCCAGGCCCTCGACCTGACCCCCTGGGTGCACGACCCGTTCGAGACCCTGCTGCGGACCAACCTCGGCGGCGGCACCGACGGCACGGTCGCCATGGCCCTGGCCCAGCCCAAGATCGCCGAGCCCCGCAACACCGTCGTGGTGTGGATCTCCGACTTCTACGAATGGCGCGGTGAGCAGCTGTTCGACAGCATGGCCGCCATCCACCGCTCGGGCGCCAAGTTCATCCCGGTCGGCTCGGTGACCAGCTCCGGACGCGGTGTCGTCAACCCGTGGTTCCGCGAGCGGTTCAAGGACCAGGGCACGCCGGTCCTCTCCGGCCACATACGCAAGCTCGTGCACGAGCTCAAGAACTTCCTCACCTGATACCTCAGAAAGGCTGACATGTCCGACCTGCTGCGCGCCCCCGCCGAGATCAAGTACGCCGAGGAGCTGGACTGGCTGGAGTCGATCGACGACCACCCCAAGCCGTTCTCCTGGCGGCTGTCGCCGAAGATGGTCCGCCTGTTCATCCTGGGTTCCGAGCGGGCGGACGGCCTGGACCGGGAGATCTCCCAGAAGTGGTTCGGCGACCGGAGCTTCGTCGAGCGCTCCATCGTCACCCTCGCCTCCGACCGGGGGCTGCTCCTCATCGGTGACCCCGGCACCGGAAAGAGCTGGCTGGCCGAACTGCTCTCCACCGCCGTCTGCCGCAACTCCACGCTGGTGGTGCAGGGCACGGCCGGTACCACCGAGGACCACATCAAGTACTCGTGGAACGTGTCCATGGTCATCGCCAAGGGCCAGTCGCGGGAGTCGATGATCCCCTCGCCGATCATGACGGCGATGGAGACCGGTGCGATAGGCCGCTTCGAGGAGCTGACCCGCTCCACCAGCGACGTCCAGGACGCGCTGATCTCGATCCTGTCCGAGAAGTACATCTCGGTGCCGGAGCTGGACAGCGACGGCATCGTCTTCGCCAAGCCGGGGTTCTCCGTGATCGCCACGGCCAACAGCCGGGACCGGGGCGTCAACGACCTGTCCTCGGCTCTCAAGCGCCGCTTCAACTTCGTCCGCATCCCGGTGATGACCGACAGGAAGAGCGAGGCGGAGATCGTCCGCTTCCGCACCGAGGAGCTGCTGCGCCGGCACAGCATCGAGCTGGACGTGCCGCCGACGCTGCTCGACGTGCTGCTCCAGAGCTTCGCCGATCTGCGCGCCTCCGCCGCCGCGGCCGGCAGCGACGACGAGAAGCTGGAGTCCGCGCTGTCCACGGCCGAACAGATCGGGGTGCTGGAGGACGCGATCCTGCACAGCAACTTCTTCGGCGAACAGGCCCTGACCGCCCGCACCCTGGCCTCCTCACTCGTCGGCTCGCTGACCCGCCGCGAGCCGGAGGACCTGGCCATCCTCAACAAGTACCTGCACGGGGTCGTCGAGCCGCGCAGCAAGGAGGAAGGCGGTTCCTGGCCGGAGTTCCTCCAGGGCGGCCGCGACACGATCGCCACGCTCTCGTGAGCACCGCCGACAGCGCTGCCGAGGTGCGTTCCCCTGACGTGAGCACCCCTGCTCCGAGCCCTTCCGGCGTTCCGGCCGCCGCCCCGGGACCCGCGCCACAGGGCACCTTCACCGCACTGCGTACGCAGATGCGGGAGGCGGCCACGGCGTTCGCCGGCGGGCCCGACGCGCTGGAGGACATCCTCCTCGGCCTTGTGGCCGACGTGGACCGCGCGGTCTCCGAGCCGCTGGAGGTCTTCCCCGTCTGCCACCACTCGCCCGCCTCGGCGGTCGCGATGGCACGCCGGCTGCGGGAGAAGCAGCCGAAGGTCGTGTACCTGGAACTGTGCGAGGACATGGCGCCGCTCCTGACGGAGCTGCGCAACTGCCGCCTCCCGGTGGCCGTCCAGTCCTTCGCCACCGAGACGGACGGCCTCCCGGCCGAGTGGGCGCCCCTGTCGGTGGTCGCGCCGATCACCGAGGCATCCGCCGAGTACCAGGCCATCGCCTACGCCCTGGACACCCCCGGGGTGGAGCTCGTCCTGGTCGACCGTTCGTCCGACCACGTCTTCCAGTGGGACGCGCGGGCGCACGATCCGGCGCCCGGGGCCGCTCCTGACGCGCCGCCCGCCGACGAGGAGGCCG from Streptomyces sp. NBC_01754 includes:
- a CDS encoding vWA domain-containing protein, with product MTEPLTGPVPGGTTPSAVPDPDVNRRQVLYWRLLARLFDPEEQAALESASLAVVEDIGLPGALLDPQTSVDSVVQRHPDLAAEFDGLMVPGTEPGAEDVRDRAAEVRRAALASKVLLNVFAPATGTVTAGQLARWQSDAGWLERALGCAPGELRGGRGAGGAGRGAGGAGAGTGTGTGGGGTTPDLSRLIPAIGPELGELEADLVKRMHLREVLADPALAARLTPSMSLIEQLLRDKGNLSGVALANAKALIRRFVDEVAGVLRTQVEKATVGALDRSVPPKRVYRNLDLDRTIWKNLTNWSPEEERLYVDRLYYRHTARKTTPQRLIVVVDQSGSMVDSMVNCTILASIFAGLPKVDVHLVAYDTQALDLTPWVHDPFETLLRTNLGGGTDGTVAMALAQPKIAEPRNTVVVWISDFYEWRGEQLFDSMAAIHRSGAKFIPVGSVTSSGRGVVNPWFRERFKDQGTPVLSGHIRKLVHELKNFLT
- a CDS encoding ATP-binding protein, whose translation is MSDLLRAPAEIKYAEELDWLESIDDHPKPFSWRLSPKMVRLFILGSERADGLDREISQKWFGDRSFVERSIVTLASDRGLLLIGDPGTGKSWLAELLSTAVCRNSTLVVQGTAGTTEDHIKYSWNVSMVIAKGQSRESMIPSPIMTAMETGAIGRFEELTRSTSDVQDALISILSEKYISVPELDSDGIVFAKPGFSVIATANSRDRGVNDLSSALKRRFNFVRIPVMTDRKSEAEIVRFRTEELLRRHSIELDVPPTLLDVLLQSFADLRASAAAAGSDDEKLESALSTAEQIGVLEDAILHSNFFGEQALTARTLASSLVGSLTRREPEDLAILNKYLHGVVEPRSKEEGGSWPEFLQGGRDTIATLS